In Phragmites australis chromosome 17, lpPhrAust1.1, whole genome shotgun sequence, the following are encoded in one genomic region:
- the LOC133897774 gene encoding probable protein arginine N-methyltransferase 3 — MECSHAEPEERLRSEDDEEEEEEEDCEGQDGWDDWCSDGDDTAAGLLCLFCSSRFDADSPLFSHCGAEHRFDFCKTVKELGLDFYGRIKLINFIRSKVAEDKCWSCGQVCSCNSELCSHLHAQETHQIEGNFPWEDDAYLKPFMEDDPLLHSLSIGDDEDEDEDCGMSMERGQWSAGSGGLAKPGENELSTITEGNGSDISARFEQECTIGRTEGDGSGSLAQEQNDTQLKVARASVNAKAIKSVDDNYFGSYSAFGIHREMLGDKVRTDAYRDALLDNPSLMNGATVLDVGCGTGILSLFAAKAGASRVVAVDGSEKMVSVATQVSKNNGLLHDENKEVEQKRSPQVINVVHTKAEELNHKIQIPPSGFDVLVSEWMGYCLLYESMLSSVLYARDHFLKPGGAILPDTATILGAGFGKGGTSLLFWENVYGFDMSCIGKEVTSTSARFPVVDVVSSQDIVTETAVLHSFDLATMKETEMDFTASFELRLSESGTVVHGVTWCYGIVLWFDTGFTVRFCKEKPVILSTSPFSTPTHWSQTIFTFEEPIAMSKEESLGSSGSVGTDECPAMVIRSRISIVRASEHRSIDISVETTAISSDGRKRSWPVQIFNL, encoded by the exons ATGGAGTGCAGCCACGCGGAGCCGGAGGAGCGGCTAAGGTCCgaagacgacgaggaggaggaggaggaggaggattgtGAGGGGCAAGATGGTTGGGACGACTGGTGCTCCGATGGCGACGACACGGCCGCCGGGTTGCTGTGCCTATTCTGCAGCTCGCGGTTCGACGCCGACAGCCCCCTCTTCTCGCACTGCGGCGCCGAGCACCGCTTCGATTTTTGCAAGACTGTCAAGGAGCTCGGGCTGGATTTCTACGGGCGCATCAAGCTCATCAATTTCATCCGCTCCAAG GTTGCGGAGGATAAATGCTGGAGCtgtggccaagtttgctctTGCAACAGCGAACTCTGCAGCCACTTGCATGCTCAGGAGACTCACCAGATTGAGGGAAATTTTCCATGGGAGGACGACGCGTACTTGAAACCTTTCATGGAAGATGACCCCCTTTTGCACAGTTTGTCCATTggcgatgatgaggatgaggatgaggactgTGGAATGTCAATGGAAAGAGGACAGTGGTCAGCAGGGAGTGGGGGTTTAGCTAAGCCAGGCGAGAACGAGCTGAGTACCATAACTGAAGGAAATGGTTCTGATATTAGTGCTAGATTTGAGCAAGAGTGTACTATTGGGAGGACTGAAGGGGATGGCAGTGGGTCTCTTGCTCAGGAGCAGAATGATACACAGCTAAAGGTTGCACGTGCCAGTGTTAATGCCAAGGCAATTAAAAGTGTGGATGATAACTACTTTGGGTCTTATAGCGCATTTGGCATTCATAGAGAGATGCTCGGAGATAAG GTAAGAACGGATGCTTACAGAGACGCCCTTTTAGACAATCCTAGCCTGATGAATGGAGCAACTGTACTGGATGTTGGTTGTGGCACAGGAATTCTAAG TCTTTTTGCAGCCAAGGCTGGTGCTTCTAGAGTTGTTGCTGTTGATGGGAGTGAAAAGATGGTTTCTGTGGCTACCCAA GTTTCAAAGAATAATGGTCTGTTACATGATGAAAATAAAGAAGTGGAGCAGAAGCGAAGTCCTCAAGTAATAAACGTTGTACATACCAAGGCTGAAGAGCTAAACCATAAGATACAAATTCCCCCAAGTGGATTTGATGTGTTAGTGAGTGAATGGATGGGGTATTGCCTGTTGTACGAATCCATGCTCAGTTCAGTTCTATATGCACGTGATCATTTTCTAAAACCTGGTGGCGCTATTCTCCCGGATACTGCAACCATT CTTGGTGCTGGTTTTGGGAAAGGTGGAACTAGCTTGCTGTTTTGGGAAAATGTATATGGCTTTGATATGTCATGTATTGGCAAAGAAGTAACTTCAACTTCAGCTCGATTTCCTGTAGTTGATGTAGTGTCTTCTCAGGATATTGTGACAGAGACTGCTGTACTCCAT TCCTTTGATCTGGCAACTATGAAAGAAACTGAGATGGATTTCACTGCAAGCTTTGAGCTGAGGCTCAGTGAAAGTGGTACAGTTGTACATGGAGTAACCTGGTGCTATGGCATTGTCTTATGGTTCGACACGGGATTCACTGTCAGATTCTGCAAGGAGAAGCCTGTCATCCTCTCCACCTCTCCTTTCTCTACGCCAACTCACTGGTCGCAGACAATCTTCACCTTTGAAGAGCCCATCGCGATGTCGAAGGAGGAATCTCTTGGCTCATCTGGATCAGTTGGCACAGACGAGTGCCCAGCTATGGTGATCAGATCCCGGATAAGCATTGTGAGGGCATCTGAGCACCGTAGCATAGACATATCAGTTGAAACCACAGCAATCAGCTCAGATGGCCGGAAGCGCAGCTGGCCTGTTCAGATATTCAATTTGTGA